A genomic window from Gossypium hirsutum isolate 1008001.06 chromosome D10, Gossypium_hirsutum_v2.1, whole genome shotgun sequence includes:
- the LOC121222109 gene encoding NAC domain-containing protein 35-like codes for MEVLEKMISEDEDVLLPGFRFHSTDQELVGFYLRRKVEKKLFSIDIIKHVDIYKHDPWDLPSMISQFLYKRKKIQEQHKAKQGNRVGILESYWDRQAYISDRWISQLHRSEEILGLLQEECRERQ; via the exons ATGGAGGTGCTGGAGAAGATGATATCTGAAGATGAAGATGTTTTGCTCCCTGGTTTTCGATTCCATTCTACTGACCAAGAACTTGTGGGGTTTTATCTTAGAAGGAAAGTGGAGAAGAAACTCTTTAGTATTGACATTATCAAACATGTTGATATCTACAAACATGATCCTTGGGATCTTCCAAGTATGATTTCACAGTTCctttat AAGAGGAAGAAAATACAGGAACAGCATAAGGCCAAACAGGGTAACAGGGTCGGGATTCTGGAAAGCTACTGGGATCGACAAGCCTATATATCCGATAGGTGGATTTCACAATTGCATAGGTCTGAAGAAATCCTTGGTTTATTACAAGAGGAGTGCAGGGAAAGGCAGTAA